A window of Oncorhynchus keta strain PuntledgeMale-10-30-2019 chromosome 27, Oket_V2, whole genome shotgun sequence contains these coding sequences:
- the zgc:174906 gene encoding uncharacterized protein zgc:174906: MAEEEPLGGAQQVLCRLKPKLIDTLSADPAFVLQHADSLSLLARHEYKQVKALTDPSKQAQDLLDHVINKGPTAAEQLLQLLTGKEMQDTFPNLLFLKELPVNDQRAAGGNEVTRKRGQTFESEENLPAKQTCKDGSKMVVEKDLMRVARNIGRSWRAIGTGALDIPSVKLDQILEDYPHSHVDRVFAMLRYWSTLKRQEATAANLHSLLSQDDWALPPDSIDFLLDPILAP; encoded by the exons ATGGCTGAAGAAGAACCCCTAGGTGGCGCCCAGCAGGTACTGTGTCGTCTGAAGCCCAAGTTGATCGATACTCTAAGTGCAGACCCTGCCTTTGTGCTGCAGCATGCAGACTCCCTCAGCCTACTGGCCCGGCATGAGTACAAGCAGGTCAAAGCCCTCACTGACCCATCAAAACAGGCCCAGGACCTTCTGGACCATGTGATCAACAAAGGACCCACTGCTGCAGAGCAGCTTCTGCAGCTCCTGACGGGCAAAGAAATGCAGGATACGTTTCCCAACCTTCTGTTCCTCAAGGAACTGCCAGTGAATGATCAAAGAGCTGCAG GGGGAAATGAAGTTACAAGAAAGAGAGGACAAACATTTGAGTCCGAAGAGAACCTACCCGCTAAACAGACATGCAAGGATG GCTCTAAAATGGTGGTGGAGAAGGATCTGATGCGTGTGGCTCGAAATATCGGTCGCTCCTGGAGGGCAATTGGTACAGGGGCCCTAGACATTCCCTCTGTCAAGCTGGATCAGATCCTGGAGGACTATCCACACAGCCATGTGGACCGTGTGTTTGCCATGCTGCGCTACTGGAGCACACTGAAACGGCAGGAGGCCACGGCGGCCAATCTCCACTCCCTGCTCAGCCAGGACGACTGGGCCCTGCCGCCAGACAGCATAGACTTTCTCCTGGACCCCATCTTAGCCCCGTAG
- the znf740b gene encoding zinc finger protein 740b isoform X2, with translation MTHHSNNSVRDHMKWAGLLGCEAVLSSMALMQANNMSGGQKKMSQHDQGQRDINNPESHQQQSHQSHHNNHQSHHSHMVLPLGVSCPPLFIRKDGHSCHAPRLLDEKDMQASQNTQPTKKKHRKSATPNKLREKVEVEMDINGDDHNSQVQKNFICEHCYGAFRSSYHLKRHILTHTGEKPFACDVCDMRFIQRYHLDRHKRVHSGEKPYQCDRCNQSFSRTDRLLRHRRLCGAGRSIPKEENQSFSCEGRGGAYSQDAPGHTAAWSPLQQQSSRLAV, from the exons ATGACACACCATTCCAACAACTCAGTTCGAGACCACATGAAATGG GCTGGGTTGCTGGGCTGTGAGGCGGTGCTGTCCAGCATGGCCCTGATGCAGGCCAACAACATGTCTGGGGGACAAAAGAAGATGTCACAGCACGACCAGGGCCAGAGGGACATCAACAACCCTGAGAGCCACCAGCAGCAGTCTCACCAATCACACCACAACAATCACCAGTCCCACCACAGCCACATGGTCCTGCCCTTGGGAGTCAGCTGCCCACCCCTG TTTATTAGAAAGGATGGACACTCGTGTCACGCACCCAGGCTGCTGGATGAGAAAGATATGCAGGCCAGCCAGAATACACAACCGACAAAAAAGAAGCACAGAAAATCAGCCACACCCAACAAgctgagagagaaagtggag GTGGAGATGGATATTAACGGTGATGATCACAATTCACAAGTACAGAAGAACTTTATCTGTGAGCACTGCTATGGAGCATTCCGAAGTAGCTACCACCTGAAGCGGCACATTCTCACTCATACAG GGGAGAAGCCGTTTGCGTGTGACGTGTGTGACATGCGGTTTATTCAGCGATACCACCTGGACAGACACAAGAGAGTTCACAGTGGAGAGAAGCCCTACCAGTGTGATCGCTGCAATCAG AGTTTCTCACGGACAGACCGTCTGCTACGTCATCGCCGTCTGTGTGGGGCGGGAAGGAGCATTCCCAAGGAGGAGAACCAGTCATTCTCCTGCGAGGGCAGAGGAGGAGCCTACTCCCAGGATGCACCTGGGCACACGGCTGCCTGGAGCCCCCTACAGCAGCAGAGCAGCCGTCTGGCTGTCTGA
- the znf740b gene encoding zinc finger protein 740b isoform X1, whose amino-acid sequence MTHHSNNSVRDHMKWAGLLGCEAVLSSMALMQANNMSGGQKKMSQHDQGQRDINNPESHQQQSHQSHHNNHQSHHSHMVLPLGVSCPPLFIRKDGHSCHAPRLLDEKDMQASQNTQPTKKKHRKSATPNKLREKVEQVEMDINGDDHNSQVQKNFICEHCYGAFRSSYHLKRHILTHTGEKPFACDVCDMRFIQRYHLDRHKRVHSGEKPYQCDRCNQSFSRTDRLLRHRRLCGAGRSIPKEENQSFSCEGRGGAYSQDAPGHTAAWSPLQQQSSRLAV is encoded by the exons ATGACACACCATTCCAACAACTCAGTTCGAGACCACATGAAATGG GCTGGGTTGCTGGGCTGTGAGGCGGTGCTGTCCAGCATGGCCCTGATGCAGGCCAACAACATGTCTGGGGGACAAAAGAAGATGTCACAGCACGACCAGGGCCAGAGGGACATCAACAACCCTGAGAGCCACCAGCAGCAGTCTCACCAATCACACCACAACAATCACCAGTCCCACCACAGCCACATGGTCCTGCCCTTGGGAGTCAGCTGCCCACCCCTG TTTATTAGAAAGGATGGACACTCGTGTCACGCACCCAGGCTGCTGGATGAGAAAGATATGCAGGCCAGCCAGAATACACAACCGACAAAAAAGAAGCACAGAAAATCAGCCACACCCAACAAgctgagagagaaagtggag CAGGTGGAGATGGATATTAACGGTGATGATCACAATTCACAAGTACAGAAGAACTTTATCTGTGAGCACTGCTATGGAGCATTCCGAAGTAGCTACCACCTGAAGCGGCACATTCTCACTCATACAG GGGAGAAGCCGTTTGCGTGTGACGTGTGTGACATGCGGTTTATTCAGCGATACCACCTGGACAGACACAAGAGAGTTCACAGTGGAGAGAAGCCCTACCAGTGTGATCGCTGCAATCAG AGTTTCTCACGGACAGACCGTCTGCTACGTCATCGCCGTCTGTGTGGGGCGGGAAGGAGCATTCCCAAGGAGGAGAACCAGTCATTCTCCTGCGAGGGCAGAGGAGGAGCCTACTCCCAGGATGCACCTGGGCACACGGCTGCCTGGAGCCCCCTACAGCAGCAGAGCAGCCGTCTGGCTGTCTGA
- the znf740b gene encoding zinc finger protein 740b isoform X3, which produces MALMQANNMSGGQKKMSQHDQGQRDINNPESHQQQSHQSHHNNHQSHHSHMVLPLGVSCPPLFIRKDGHSCHAPRLLDEKDMQASQNTQPTKKKHRKSATPNKLREKVEQVEMDINGDDHNSQVQKNFICEHCYGAFRSSYHLKRHILTHTGEKPFACDVCDMRFIQRYHLDRHKRVHSGEKPYQCDRCNQSFSRTDRLLRHRRLCGAGRSIPKEENQSFSCEGRGGAYSQDAPGHTAAWSPLQQQSSRLAV; this is translated from the exons ATGGCCCTGATGCAGGCCAACAACATGTCTGGGGGACAAAAGAAGATGTCACAGCACGACCAGGGCCAGAGGGACATCAACAACCCTGAGAGCCACCAGCAGCAGTCTCACCAATCACACCACAACAATCACCAGTCCCACCACAGCCACATGGTCCTGCCCTTGGGAGTCAGCTGCCCACCCCTG TTTATTAGAAAGGATGGACACTCGTGTCACGCACCCAGGCTGCTGGATGAGAAAGATATGCAGGCCAGCCAGAATACACAACCGACAAAAAAGAAGCACAGAAAATCAGCCACACCCAACAAgctgagagagaaagtggag CAGGTGGAGATGGATATTAACGGTGATGATCACAATTCACAAGTACAGAAGAACTTTATCTGTGAGCACTGCTATGGAGCATTCCGAAGTAGCTACCACCTGAAGCGGCACATTCTCACTCATACAG GGGAGAAGCCGTTTGCGTGTGACGTGTGTGACATGCGGTTTATTCAGCGATACCACCTGGACAGACACAAGAGAGTTCACAGTGGAGAGAAGCCCTACCAGTGTGATCGCTGCAATCAG AGTTTCTCACGGACAGACCGTCTGCTACGTCATCGCCGTCTGTGTGGGGCGGGAAGGAGCATTCCCAAGGAGGAGAACCAGTCATTCTCCTGCGAGGGCAGAGGAGGAGCCTACTCCCAGGATGCACCTGGGCACACGGCTGCCTGGAGCCCCCTACAGCAGCAGAGCAGCCGTCTGGCTGTCTGA